A DNA window from Drosophila virilis strain 15010-1051.87 chromosome 4, Dvir_AGI_RSII-ME, whole genome shotgun sequence contains the following coding sequences:
- the LOC6628283 gene encoding uncharacterized protein, whose translation MQTYYKTERSSKTWLNTISGINMLAMARAQLLICCLWLVLGSKYVHMSPCKEHGSHRKQDVDYQEDGQRRHGKTKELSIKIKVYQPENEHENPCHTNEESDCEQSENGENQQDNRNENQQENQLENQPQNQNPEQLNDFLWIFKYISHWQLPLPTYTNSQVSSLRIETSTGTPDNSGESQPKATAIPPAYGGCLAFCP comes from the exons ATGCAAACCTATTATAAAACTGAGAGATCGTCTAAGACGTGGCTTAATACAATATCAGGCATCAACATGCTGGCCATGGCAAGAGCACAACTGTTGATATGCT GTCTTTGGCTAGTACTTGGCTCCAAGTATGTCCATATGTCACCGTGCAAGGAGCATGGTTCACATCGTAAACAAGATGTCGATTACCAAGAAGATGGTCAACGTCGCCATGGCAAGACAAAAGAGTTGTCGATAAAGATTAAAGTATACCAACCAGAAAATGAACATGAGAATCCCTGTCATACGAATGAAGAGAGCGATTGCGAACAGTCCGAAAATGGAGAGAATCAGCAGGATAATAGGAATGAGAATCAGCAAGAGAATCAGCTAGAGAATCAGCCACAAAATCAGAATCCAGAGCAACTAAATGATTTCCTATGGATTTTCAAGTATATAAGCCATTGGCAACTTCCTTTGCCAACATATACAAATTCTCAAGTATCCAGCCTAAGAATCGAAACTAGCACAGGAACACCTGACAATTCCGGAGAGAGTCAACCGAAAGCCACAGCAATTCCACCAGCTTATGGCGGCTGCTTAGCTTTCTGTCCTTAA
- the LOC26530883 gene encoding uncharacterized protein, producing the protein MKVLTAVLLTCVVASLALLHSVYGTPVPTPIPANITETKAPPNDEPLLLETPTANPSLQLPQNTLMAANDPDVAARSSFKPISVPLSANAETSAVATAAGEQISLQGNLDELVPDEAAEPSTA; encoded by the exons ATGAAAGTTCTAACAGCAGTTCTATTGACATGTG TTGTGGCGTCCCTTGCGCTGCTGCACAGCGTCTACGGCACGCCGGTGCCAACCCCTATTCCGGCTAATATTACGGAAACCAAAGCGCCACCCAATGACGAGCCGCTGCTTCTGGAGACGCCGACAGCCAATCCATCTTTGCAGTTGCCTCAGAACACTTTGATGGCCGCGAATGACCCAGATGTCGCTGCTAGGAGCTCCTTTAAACCCATTAGCGTGCCTCTCTCGGCCAATGCTGAAACTTCGGCCgttgcaacagctgcaggcGAACAGATTTCATTGCAGGGAAACCTGGATGAGCTAGTTCCCGACGAGGCTGCCGAGCCCTCAACGGCTTAG
- the LOC6628282 gene encoding uncharacterized protein, which produces MYQLLVYLSCSMLLVAAVTELPEETITTDAYSEFPEDYTLSELEEPSAEESDLMMVHKINWSVYDTPFGRQAREVHQPEQLADPASHSATEVESHAEKEQSSLPRDGNACPSSAERGLTSLIRKARPLLPAERLRNILANAREDGEVRELLQLLRSDQFKERVTRLHNTKEKGVLRDYVCQTLKLNHAYYLEHVRLLFNAQSSEPPSSPLPNRRKGVRGLLQDLRDAVPRAQLRELYRRQFASDKDLSEAVRRIRGTEFRRLLSNVRALPEYRAVRDDLQKAGVPLQQVLNLVATSLGSPTLDLGSETEILSG; this is translated from the coding sequence ATGTACCAGCTCCTCGTCTATCTCAGCTGCTCCATGCTGCTGGTGGCTGCTGTCACCGAGTTGCCTGAGGAGACAATCACAACAGATGCCTACTCTGAGTTTCCCGAAGATTATACATTGTCTGAGCTGGAAGAGCCTAGTGCTGAGGAGTCGGATTTGATGATGGTGCATAAAATCAACTGGAGCGTCTATGATACGCCTTTCGGCAGGCAAGCCCGGGAAGTGCACCAGCCGGAGCAGCTGGCCGATCCTGCTTCGCACTCAGCCACTGAAGTGGAAAGTCACGCGGAAAAAGAGCAGTCATCGCTTCCACGTGATGGCAACGCATGTCCCAGCAGCGCAGAGCGTGGTTTGACCAGCCTCATTCGCAAAGCTCGTCCACTGTTGCCCGCGGAACGTTTGCGCAACATTTTGGCCAATGCCAGGGAGGACGGCGAGGTCCGTGaactgctccagctgctgcgcaGCGATCAGTTCAAGGAGCGTGTAACGCGTCTGCACAACACCAAGGAAAAGGGCGTGCTGCGGGATTATGTGTGCCAGACCCTGAAACTCAACCATGCCTACTACTTGGAGCATGTGCGTCTGCTATTCAATGCTCAGTCCTCAGAGCCTCCCAGCAGTCCTTTGCCCAATCGCCGAAAGGGCGTGCGCGGACTGTTGCAGGATCTGCGCGATGCAGTGCCGCGTGCACAGCTTCGGGAGCTCTATCGACGCCAATTCGCGTCCGATAAGGATCTGTCCGAAGCAGTGCGTCGCATACGTGGCACCGAATTCCGGCGCCTGCTCAGCAATGTGCGCGCCCTGCCAGAGTATCGTGCGGTGCGGGATGATCTGCAAAAGGCCGGCGTGCCGTTGCAGCAGGTGCTCAATCTGGTGGCCACTTCCCTGGGCTCGCCTACTCTGGATTTGGGCAGTGAGACGGAAATATTAAGTGGCTGA
- the WDR79 gene encoding telomerase Cajal body protein 1 homolog yields MSDIEQTSPSLLNHNVSFNSSMELTLPAASVAGRAGTFPDLSFSLSETERRQLKQYKASADESSINRSQRSALKDVSNNQSCSIELEECSGIEEESEHVISVDDTVDELLQPQEKEMVEQEISSTTVKPQSPPPLPAPATVYFERQLVEVGRRCWPSTAEAQHYTKGCYWSPDGTCLLSPVHLDGMHVMELPLDLYEASDVSVKRSLSQLQSAVHVPEGGTVYDCVWYPLMNSQQPETCFWLATRQHEPIHMWDAFDGRLRCSYSGYDQVDEVVAAISLAFAHDGQKIYAGYKRCIKIFDTNRPGRSYDEYAVKFAISCMAQTAEHPHTVTCGNWNGYIQHFDLRCAPKQGPLFTLGGHTAGITQLRYGTDASGNWQLFSGARKCPKLLQWDMRNYKKPLREFQRQVKTNQRIQFDLNPEQTWLASGDTEGGLNLWNLAAAGEPAALQLPLHGDCCNGISFHPNLPILASSSGQYHFIAGGDKHEDCNNTSLADSTEMQQEQKSTVLYENAVLLLWCGQSSEN; encoded by the exons ATGTCCGACATAGAACAAACATCGCCATCCCTGCTCAATCACAATGTTAGCTTTAACAGCAGCATGGAATTGACTTTGCCCGCGGCCTCCGTCGCTGGCAGGGCAGGGACATTTCCCGATCTGAGCTTCTCTCTGAGCGAAACGGAGCGGCGCCAGCTGAAGCAGTACAAGGCATCGGCTGACGAGAGCAGCATCAATCGCAGCCAACGCAGCGCACTCAAGGATGTGTCCAACAACCAGAGCTGCAGCATAGAACTGGAGGAATGCAGCGGCATAGAAGAGGAGAGCGAGCATGTCATAAGCGTGGACGATACAGTCGATGAGCTGCTACAGCCGCAGGAGAAGGAAATGGTGGAGCAGGAAATAAGCAGCACTACAGTCAAGCCGCaatcgccgccgccgctgccggcaCCGGCCACGGTGTATTTTGAGAGGCAGCTGGTCGAAGTGGGTCGCCGTTGCTGGCCATCCACGGCGGAGGCACAGCACTATACGAAGGGCTGTTACTGGTCGCCAGATGGCACTTGTCTGCTGTCGCCCGTTCACCTGGACGGCATGCATGTAATGGAGCTGCCGTTGGATCTATACGAGGCCAGCGACGTCTCGGTGAAGCGCAGCCTGTCCCAATTGCAATCGGCTGTGCATGTGCCCGAGGGCGGCACCGTCTATGACTGCGTCTGGTATCCGCTGATGAACAGCCAGCAGCCGGAGACCTGTTT CTGGCTGGCCACGCGCCAACATGAACCCATACACATGTGGGATGCGTTCGATGGACGACTGCGCTGCAGCTACAGCGGCTACGATCAGGTGGACGAGGTGGTGGCCGCCATATCGCTTGCCTTCGCGCATGATGGCCAGAAGATCTATGCGGGCTATAAGCGCTGTATCAAGATCTTTGACACGAATCGACCGGGTCGCAGCTATGACGAGTATGCtgtcaagtttgccatctccTGCATGGCTCAGACCGCTGAGCATCCGCACACGGTGACCTGTGGCAACTGGAACGGCTATATACAGCACTTTGACCTGCGCTGTGCACCCAAACAGGGGCCGCTCTTCACGCTGGGCGGCCACACGGCGGGCATAACACAGCTGCGCTATGGCACAGACGCCTCCGGCAATTGGCAGCTGTTCAGCGGTGCCCGCAAATGCCCGAAGCTGCTGCAGTGGGACATGCGCAACTATAAGAAGCCGCTGCGCGAGTTTCAGCGTCAGGTGAAGACCAATCAGCGCATACAATTCGACCTGAATCCAGAGCAGACCTGGCTCGCCAGCGGCGACACCGAAGGTGGCCTCAATCTATGGAATCTGGCGGCAGCCGGGGAACCGGcggcgctgcagctgccgttgcACGGCGACTGCTGCAATGGCATCAGCTTTCATCCCAACCTGCCCATATTGGCCAGCAGCTCCGGACAGTATCATTTCATAGCAGGCGGTGATAAGCACGAGGATTGCAACAACACAAGCCTGGCGGACAGCACGGAAATGCAGCAGGAACAGAAGTCTACAGTGTTATATGAGAATGCCGTATTGTTGCTCTGGTGTGGACAAAGctctgaaaattaa